The Bernardetia sp. ABR2-2B DNA window TCCTTTCCAAGTGTTTTTTCTTGTATATTTTTAGCCTCAAGATACAGAGGCTCGGCTTTATCATACAAGCCTTTGTATCTGTATAAACTGCCTAGTTGATTGCAAACATAAGCATAGTCAGGGTGCTGTTTTCCAAATAATTGTTCTTGTATATTTTTAGCTTCAATATATAGGTTTTCTGATTTTTGATACTCTCCTTTTCGTCTATACAAAACAGCTAACTTGCTACAAGAACTGGCATAATCTGGATGCTGTGTTCCGAATATTTTCTCTCGTACTTCTTTGCTTTCTATGAGAAAACTTTCGGCTTGTTCATAATTACCTTGAGAAGAAAAAACAGCACCTAATTCTGTACAAGAAACAGCATAGGTACTATCTTTTCCATTTTTATTTTCTGCTACTTCTACTGCTTTTTGTAGATATATTTCTGCCTCTTCTAAGTGCTGTTTGTTTTTCAAATCTCTACCAACACTATCTAATTGCTGCCAAGATAAATTCTTTAAAGTAGCCTTTAGGCTATCTAAATTGATAGTGTCTTGGGCTTTCAAAGAACTAAAGCAACCCAAACAAATAGTAAAAATGAATATAAATAATTTCATGACAAGTTAAGTGTGTAAAGTAGAAGGTATCATCAAAAAACTAATGTACATATATTTTGCCAAATGCTCAATAATGTCTTACTCTCCCACCATCACAAAAGCTCCCCAGTAATAAGGCTCACTATATTTTTCTTTCAATTTCAGTTGAGCAATTTTGAAGGCTTCTCGTTTTGATTTTCCACTTAAAAACTCTTCATAAAAAGTAACCATCAAAAGCTGTGTAGCCTCATCACTTACTTTCCAAAGCGACATAATAAGCGTTTTTGCACCTGCTTGTCGAAAAGCTCGTTGAAGTCCATAAACTCCTTCTCCACTTTGAATATCTCCCAAACCAGTTTCACAAGCTGATGCTACTACAAGTTCTGTCTTATCTAAATTTAGATTCATAACTTCTTGAGCAGATAAAATTCCGTCTTCTTCTCCTATTTGTGGATTTTGACAACCTGCTAATAAAAGACCACTTCTAAGAAATGGGTTTTTCATAAGGTTTCTGTCTTCGGCTTCTTGTACTGTCGTAACTTTTTCACTCTGTGTATCTTCACTAATAAAAAAACCGTGCGTAGCTAGATGTAAAATGGTTGGGTTTTGTAGAGATTTTATGTTTTCTTCTGTGGCTTCTGTATTTTGAAAAAGCGTAACAGCAATTTCGTTTTTAGAAAATAACTCATGAATTTGATTAGTTTCTGTTTTTGTTCCCTCCAAAACAGGTACAATAGTTTGCTGACCTACGATGCGTTGCAAACCGTTTAGACTCCTGTCTTTTCCACTTCCTTCTGATTTTGTGTTTGGATTTAGATTATAGGCTGGGTAACCCAATAAATAGGCTTTGTAAGTGTTGTAGTTTTTACTCAAATATGTGTTTTTTTCTCCCTTTTGTTTCAATAAATCTCTACTGCTTGTGATGAGCTGAATGTTCTGTTCTTCTACTAAGTATGTGCCTTTCTTTGGGTTCAGTAGTGTGTTTATATTAATTTTATGATAAATTCCATCAGGCGAAAAATAGATTTTTGCATAACTATTTTGATTTGAAAGGCTAGAAAGACTGTCTAATTTGTCTTGAATTGGCTTCCAATATTGATTGTAAGATTCATTATCTTCTAACTGAAATTCTATGCTGTTTTGATACAATGAAAGCGCATCGTTTTCAAGCTCTTTCCCATTTTCCAAAATCAATAACTCTGGATAGTCTTTAGTTTCCTTTGAAATAATAAGAGCCACATACAGCGTGTCTATGGCCTTGGCTTTAGAAGTGTACTCCACCAAACGTATTACCTCCACGACAGCTTCATTTTTGGAGAGTTTTTCTTGTACATCTGACCAAGTAAATTTTTTCGTTTGTGTATTTTGCTTGAATAGCTCTGATTTTTTAGAAATTTCTTTTTCCAAATCGTTTATCTGATTAGCCATTTGCTTGATGTCAATATTGTTGTCTCTGTCTTTGATTGGCGTTTGTATAATTTTGACGTATTTCTCTTTTTGCCCTCTCCAATCTTCGTACTGATGTATCAAACTGCTGTCTCCACTATTTAGAATCTGTTTCTTCATTTTTTGAGTAGAAGAAAACAAAATTCCTTTCTTGAACAGCTGTTGATTAAATAATTCTCTGCTTATTTCGGGTTTCTGTTTATAATATTGCGTTATAAAATAATTGGACTTTGAGAAAAAATATTGAATACTGGATAAATACTCTCTCTTCTCCTCTTCAGACATAATAGGAAAAAGTGTTTTTATCTGAGCTATCTTGTTCTCTGTCATCTCCAAATACTGAGATTCTGCTTTCTGATATTCGTTTTGAGAAAAATATACTTGTGCTAAATTCCTACAATAAAGAGCATAGTCAGGGTGCTGTTTTCCATAAGTCTTTTCTATGATTTCTTTTGCTTGTAGATGTAGTTTTTCTGCTTTTTCAAGCAAACCTTGTTCATTATATAAATTGGCTAGATTATTACAAGAGTTGGCGTAGTAAGGATGATTTTTCCCTACTGTTTCAGTGTATATATTTTGTGCTTCTAAATGCAGAGTTTCTGCTTTTTTATATAGACTTTGTTCATAATACAGACTAGCTAAATTATTACACGCACTACCATAATCAAGGTGCTGTTTTCCTTTTAATTCCTCTTCTATATTTTTAGACACTAAATATAGTTGTTCTGCTTTTTGATAGTTTTTTTGAATTTGATACAGATTAGCTAAGTTATTTAGAAGAACTGAATACTTCTTGTCTTGCTTTCCCAGTAACTTTAAATAGATTACTTGAGCTTCTCTATAATGATTTTTCGCCTTTTCATATAAGCCTAAATTTTGATATAGAATCGCCAAATTGTTACACACATCAGCATATTTCTCACTCCTTCTCAGCTTGTTTAGATAAATATCTTTAGCTTCTATATAAAGAGATTCTGCTTTTTGATACAGACCTTGCTCGTCATAAAGCGTAGCCAAATTATGACAAGCACTAGCATAAACTGTGTGTTGGTTTCCGAATTTCTTGAAGTATATATCTTTAACTTTTACAAATAAAGGTTCTGCTTTCTCATACAAACCCTGCTGAAAATATAAAATAGCTAGGTAAACACAGA harbors:
- a CDS encoding CHAT domain-containing tetratricopeptide repeat protein, whose translation is MKTTLIFLIIFLCFFSSTKAQNVTNLDSLEATLKNLSWNKLNSIGKKYRDNNEFKKSEIYLRKAIEVAENQNGKDSLYAISCEELGIVYYYQGILTKVEPLWQEAKEVRQKVLGENHYEYINSCNNLANVYQNQGQYDKAAPLFIEAIKLFEEAVGREHSRYTTYQNNLADVYFAQGKYQKAEPLYVEIRGKYAQEFGKKHPNYTKASYNLAVSYYRQKMYKEAVLLFFEVKENYAQTVGKQHPTYILTCNYLASSYELQGLYQKAEPLYLEVVEIKKQIVGEEHIEYAEVCVYLAILYFQQGLYEKAEPLFVKVKDIYFKKFGNQHTVYASACHNLATLYDEQGLYQKAESLYIEAKDIYLNKLRRSEKYADVCNNLAILYQNLGLYEKAKNHYREAQVIYLKLLGKQDKKYSVLLNNLANLYQIQKNYQKAEQLYLVSKNIEEELKGKQHLDYGSACNNLASLYYEQSLYKKAETLHLEAQNIYTETVGKNHPYYANSCNNLANLYNEQGLLEKAEKLHLQAKEIIEKTYGKQHPDYALYCRNLAQVYFSQNEYQKAESQYLEMTENKIAQIKTLFPIMSEEEKREYLSSIQYFFSKSNYFITQYYKQKPEISRELFNQQLFKKGILFSSTQKMKKQILNSGDSSLIHQYEDWRGQKEKYVKIIQTPIKDRDNNIDIKQMANQINDLEKEISKKSELFKQNTQTKKFTWSDVQEKLSKNEAVVEVIRLVEYTSKAKAIDTLYVALIISKETKDYPELLILENGKELENDALSLYQNSIEFQLEDNESYNQYWKPIQDKLDSLSSLSNQNSYAKIYFSPDGIYHKININTLLNPKKGTYLVEEQNIQLITSSRDLLKQKGEKNTYLSKNYNTYKAYLLGYPAYNLNPNTKSEGSGKDRSLNGLQRIVGQQTIVPVLEGTKTETNQIHELFSKNEIAVTLFQNTEATEENIKSLQNPTILHLATHGFFISEDTQSEKVTTVQEAEDRNLMKNPFLRSGLLLAGCQNPQIGEEDGILSAQEVMNLNLDKTELVVASACETGLGDIQSGEGVYGLQRAFRQAGAKTLIMSLWKVSDEATQLLMVTFYEEFLSGKSKREAFKIAQLKLKEKYSEPYYWGAFVMVGE